One window of Quercus robur chromosome 5, dhQueRobu3.1, whole genome shotgun sequence genomic DNA carries:
- the LOC126725367 gene encoding NADP-dependent malic enzyme, translating to MISLNRSSFLNNTGISGSGSYFISRVQRKGPVSVRVVALGSNGRAGEGNAAVLAEKNKLKEMREESESPSSSSTLIDDVDSKPTVAGGVRDVYGEDSATEDQFVTPWSVSVASGYSLLRDPHHNKGLAFTIRERDAHFLRGLLPPTVASQDLQVKKMMHNIRQYQVPLQKYMAMMDLQERNQRLFYKLLIDNVEELLPIVYTPTVGEACQKYGSIFMRPQGLFISLKEKGKILEVLRNWPEKNIQVIVVTDGERILGLGDLGCQGMGIPVGKLSLYTALGGIRPSACLPITIDVGTNNEKLLNDEFYIGLKQKRATGQEYAELLDEFMMAVKQNYGEKVLIQFEDFANHNAFDLLAKYGTTHLVFNDDIQGTASVVLAGLVAGQKLVGGTLADHRFLFLGAGEAGTGIAELIALEMSKQTKAPLEETRKKIWLVDSKGLIVNSRKESLQQFKKPWAHEHEPIKELVDAVKAIRPTVLIGTSGVGRTFTKEVVEAMASINEKPIILSLSNPTSQSECTAEEAYTWSQGRAIFASGSPFPPVEYDGKVFVPGQANNAYIFPGLGLGLIMSGAIRVHDDMLLAASEALAAQVSQENFDRGLIYPPFTNIRKISAHIAANVAAKAYELGLATRLPEPKDLVKYAESCMYSPAYRNYR from the exons ATGATTTCGCTGAATAGAAGCTCTTTCCTG AACAATACTGGGATATCAGGGTCTGGTAGCTACTTTATCTCTCGGGTTCAGAGAAAAGGTCCAGTTTCGGTGAGAGTGGTGGCTTTGGGCTCAAATGGTCGTGCTGGTGAAGGAAACGCAGCCGTTTTGGCAGAGAAGAACAAGTTGAAGGAAATGAGAGAAGAGTCAGAGTCACCCTCGTCCTCATCAACCCTGATTGATGACGTGGACTCCAAACCCACCGTTGCTGGTGGGGTCCGAGATGTGTATGGTGAGGATTCAGCCACCGAGGACCAGTTTGTCACACCTTGGAGTGTTTCTGTTGCTAG TGGTTATTCTTTATTGAGAGATCCACACCACAATAAAGGGCTTGCCTTCACtatcagagagagagatgcCCACTTTTTACGTGGCCTTCTGCCCCCAACAGTTGCTTCTCAAGATCTTCAG GTAAAGAAAATGATGCACAATATCCGCCAGTATCAAGTTCCACTACAGAAGTACATGGCCATGATGGATCTTCAG gaaagaaatcaaaggttGTTCTACAAACTTCTCATCGACAATGTTGAGGAGTTACTCCCAATTGTCTACACTCCCACTGTTGGTGAAGCTTGCCAGAAATATGGGAGCATCTTTATGCGCCCTCAGGGTCTCTTTATTAGTTTGAAAGAAAA GGGGAAAATTCTTGAGGTTTTGAGGAATTGGCCTGAGAAGAATATTCAAGTCATTGTTGTCACTGATGGGGAGAGGATTTTGGGGCTAGGAGATCTTGGCTGTCAG GGGATGGGAATACCAGTGGGAAAACTTTCCTTATATACTGCACTTGGGGGAATTCGTCCTTCAGCT TGCTTGCCAATAACCATTGATGTGGGTACAAACAATGAGAAGTTACTGAATGATGAGTTCTACATTGGACTCAAGCAAAAGAGGGCTACCGGGCAG GAATATGCTGAACTTCTAGATGAATTCATGATGGCAGTCAAGCAGAATTATGGAGAAAAAGTCCTCATCCAG TTTGAAGACTTTGCAAACCACAATGCTTTTGATCTGCTTGCAAAATATGGCACAACACATCTTGTTTTCAATGATGATATTCAG GGGACGGCTTCCGTGGTCCTAGCTGGGCTGGTTGCAGGACAGAAATTAGTTGGGGGAACCTTAGCTGACCACAGATTTCTGTTCCTTGGTGCTGGAGAG GCTGGTACTGGAATAGCAGAACTCATAGCCCTTGAGATGTCTAAACAG ACAAAGGCCCCACTAGAAGAGACACGCAAGAAGATTTGGCTTGtggactctaag GGATTGATTGTAAATTCCCGCAAGGAATCACTCCAACAATTCAAGAAGCCCTGGGCTCATGAACATGAACCAATAAAGGAACTTGTGGATGCTGTTAAG GCAATTAGGCCAACCGTGTTGATAGGGACTTCAGGAGTAGGAAGAACATTTACTAAAGAAGTGGTTGAGGCTATGGCCTCCATCAATGAG AAACCtattattctttctctttcaaaCCCAACTTCACAGTCTGAATGTACTGCTGAGGAAGCTTATACATGGAGTCAG GGTCGTGCCATTTTTGCTAGTGGAAGCCCATTTCCTCCTGTTGAATATGACGGGAAGGTTTTCGTGCCTGGCCAG GCAAATAATGCATACATCTTTCCTGGACTTGGTCTGGGTCTAATAATGTCTGGTGCCATCCGTGTTCATGACGATATGCTCCTGGCAGCCT CGGAAGCTTTGGCTGCACAGGTGAGCCAGGAGAACTTTGACAGGGGTCTCATATACCCTCCATTCACTAACATCAGAAAGATTTCAGCTCATATTGCTGCTAATGTAGCTGCCAAAGCTTATGAACTTG GTTTGGCTACTCGCCTTCCCGAGCCTAAAGATCTGGTGAAGTATGCAGAGAGCTGTATGTACAGCCCTGCCTATCGAAATTACCGGTGA